A stretch of the Asticcacaulis sp. ZE23SCel15 genome encodes the following:
- the nusG gene encoding transcription termination/antitermination protein NusG: MANDTLDAALAPNPRHKWYIVHAYSNFEKKVAESLRDQAKSQGLEDKFSEILVPTEDVVEIRRGRKFNSERKFFPGYVLVKMEMTDEAYHLVKNTPKVTGFLGSGQKPIPVTEKEVQRIIGTADVAAEKPKVVLSFDIGEKIKVIDGPFASFDGVVESVDQDHARLKVSVSIFGRATPVDLEFSQVEKTA; the protein is encoded by the coding sequence ATGGCAAATGACACACTCGACGCTGCCCTGGCTCCGAATCCGCGCCATAAGTGGTACATCGTTCACGCCTATTCAAACTTCGAGAAGAAGGTGGCTGAATCTCTGCGTGATCAGGCTAAGTCGCAGGGGCTTGAAGACAAGTTCTCTGAGATTTTGGTGCCGACCGAAGATGTGGTCGAGATCCGCCGCGGTCGTAAGTTCAACAGCGAACGCAAGTTCTTCCCCGGTTATGTGCTGGTGAAGATGGAAATGACCGATGAGGCCTATCACCTCGTCAAAAATACACCGAAGGTCACGGGGTTCTTAGGTTCCGGCCAAAAGCCTATCCCGGTCACTGAAAAGGAAGTTCAGCGCATCATCGGCACGGCTGATGTCGCCGCTGAAAAGCCCAAGGTGGTTCTGTCGTTCGATATCGGTGAAAAGATCAAGGTCATTGACGGGCCGTTCGCCAGTTTCGACGGTGTGGTCGAAAGCGTCGATCAGGATCATGCCCGCCTTAAGGTATCGGTGTCGATCTTCGGACGCGCCACGCCGGTCGATCTGGAGTTCTCACAGGTTGAGAAGACCGCTTAA
- the secE gene encoding preprotein translocase subunit SecE produces MAKKPTSKTPTVSPAKAGAVDVAKPQMSAQGAGTSASSAPVTPKKKTSPAKFIQEVQQERRKITWTSRKETWITTVMVLIMVVVAAAFFFVIDGILGFSVSWLTNIGR; encoded by the coding sequence ATGGCGAAGAAACCTACCTCGAAGACCCCCACGGTATCGCCGGCTAAGGCCGGAGCTGTGGATGTGGCCAAGCCTCAGATGTCTGCGCAAGGGGCGGGGACGAGCGCGTCTTCGGCACCGGTTACGCCTAAGAAAAAGACCAGCCCGGCCAAATTCATTCAGGAAGTCCAGCAGGAACGTCGCAAGATCACCTGGACGTCGCGCAAGGAAACCTGGATCACGACCGTCATGGTTCTGATCATGGTGGTTGTCGCTGCAGCGTTCTTCTTTGTGATTGACGGTATTTTGGGCTTCAGCGTCAGTTGGCTGACGAACATCGGTAGATAA
- a CDS encoding DUF2807 domain-containing protein: protein MTQTHMVAYTTASLISGLAIAAAAAPANALMATELDLRNMAARVVIVPDSGRSDIDLKVAYGSSSVPKIMVRTSGDSLIADGGLKAKAIRCVNGKDGDITFGGMGGATVPVKDLPVIYVKMPADVVISSNGGVYGEMGTAQRLELSVSGCGTWHVGHVAETVDISIGGSGDVTIGDARSASIAIGGSGTVRTGNITKLEAAIGGNGDITVLRLNGPGEVAIAGSGDVKIVDGASPKLELNIAGSGKLHYGGTVKDVDISIVGSGNVYLKKVTGNIQRSVMGSGNISLGN from the coding sequence ATGACCCAAACCCATATGGTCGCTTATACTACCGCAAGTCTGATTTCAGGGCTTGCAATAGCGGCCGCAGCGGCACCTGCTAACGCCCTGATGGCGACCGAACTTGATTTGCGTAATATGGCGGCCAGAGTTGTCATCGTACCTGATTCCGGGCGCAGCGATATTGATCTCAAAGTCGCCTATGGTTCGTCCAGCGTCCCCAAGATTATGGTTAGAACGTCCGGAGATTCTTTGATCGCGGATGGTGGACTGAAGGCCAAGGCGATACGATGCGTCAATGGCAAAGACGGAGATATCACGTTTGGCGGCATGGGCGGGGCGACTGTGCCGGTCAAGGACTTGCCGGTCATCTATGTTAAAATGCCTGCCGATGTCGTCATCAGTTCAAATGGCGGCGTTTACGGCGAAATGGGAACGGCGCAACGGCTTGAGCTATCGGTTTCCGGCTGCGGCACCTGGCATGTCGGCCATGTCGCTGAGACGGTTGACATAAGCATTGGTGGCTCAGGTGATGTCACGATCGGAGACGCCCGGTCAGCCAGCATCGCCATTGGTGGCTCAGGCACAGTGCGCACGGGCAATATCACTAAGCTTGAAGCGGCCATTGGCGGTAATGGCGACATAACGGTTTTGCGGCTTAACGGGCCGGGTGAGGTGGCTATTGCCGGATCGGGTGATGTTAAGATCGTAGATGGCGCATCCCCTAAGCTGGAACTCAATATTGCCGGTTCGGGTAAGCTTCACTACGGCGGCACCGTAAAAGATGTCGACATCAGTATTGTCGGCTCCGGGAATGTCTATCTTAAAAAAGTGACCGGCAATATACAGCGATCTGTGATGGGGTCGGGCAACATAAGTCTTGGTAACTGA